Proteins encoded by one window of Streptacidiphilus sp. PB12-B1b:
- a CDS encoding PIN domain-containing protein — translation MIVVVADTSGLLAALDSTHPEHQGANEAIMAAGLLVMSPLLLAELDHVATRELGRDAAISAVDDIRRWMRVGRVLVAEVTESHLGAAQSLRARYGSFNLDLADAVNVALASEYDTDAVLTLDRRDFRALRPLGRHKSFRLLPDDLPI, via the coding sequence GTGATCGTTGTTGTCGCCGACACGTCGGGCCTGCTGGCCGCACTGGACTCGACGCACCCTGAGCACCAGGGAGCGAACGAGGCCATCATGGCCGCAGGCCTGTTGGTCATGTCCCCGCTGCTGCTGGCCGAACTCGATCACGTCGCCACCCGGGAGCTCGGACGGGACGCTGCGATCAGCGCGGTCGACGACATCCGGCGCTGGATGCGCGTGGGCCGCGTCCTCGTGGCCGAGGTCACCGAATCGCATCTCGGCGCTGCGCAATCGCTGCGCGCCCGTTACGGATCATTCAACCTCGACCTTGCGGATGCGGTGAACGTGGCCTTGGCGTCGGAGTACGACACAGATGCCGTCCTCACGCTCGACCGCCGTGATTTTCGCGCGTTGCGCCCCCTGGGCCGTCACAAGTCCTTCCGCCTCCTGCCGGATGACCTCCCCATCTGA
- a CDS encoding CopG family transcriptional regulator, translating into MSMKRTNVYADPEDLTIIKEAAARRGISEAEIIRQGIHLAAMANRVWDEPLFSRTFEGSGRTPSKEDVQEAVAEAAKRGTAPDAAA; encoded by the coding sequence ATGTCCATGAAGCGAACGAACGTCTACGCGGATCCTGAGGATCTCACCATCATCAAGGAGGCGGCTGCACGTCGCGGCATCAGCGAGGCCGAGATCATTCGACAGGGCATCCACCTGGCCGCCATGGCCAACCGCGTCTGGGATGAGCCCCTGTTCTCCCGCACCTTCGAGGGGTCGGGCCGCACGCCCTCGAAGGAGGACGTGCAGGAGGCGGTGGCCGAGGCCGCCAAGCGCGGGACCGCGCCGGACGCCGCCGCGTGA